The following are encoded together in the Nitratidesulfovibrio sp. SRB-5 genome:
- the pilQ gene encoding type IV pilus secretin PilQ, translated as MRSMRRHVPLALVVLLAAAFILGTLGCAKRKEEADPFFDKWKTMATNSTGYSPSRETRDIKPRAVLKQDKVAEEQVEQARPLPSVPVTLKLHNVDVGVALRSLAAAAGKNIILSPGVKGSVNVNVNRVPWSDVFKGMLDSNGLDYAWQGELIKVMTMADKKVELERTTLENQRMAQKLKGRKVGPLITTVLDVRYAEAAELKKNLEGFLSKDEQNKPVGSVVVDTFTNSLIIQAVEDDQHKLMTLVSNLDKPRAQIQLKAHIVEATKETARELGIQWGGVNRVGNMAGSNDLWVTPGGTGGTAGTSPYNGSYTPIFGSPGISGQGNGINFPIDTTGKSGAGSLGLMFGTIGGNMLEMQLSALQENSKINILSSPSISTLDNQMAYTENGEKVPYVSTNAQGDREVKFEDAVLRLEITPHVIDDKNLKLKVLVKKDEVDLTRTVEGNPFIIKKQTETTLIVQDGETIVISGLTKDRKSTGRSGVPGLHDVEGLGWLFGSDSKASKLEEVLIFITPAVLPYREMAEQGATQQITVQPGQLGQAPTVDQQLLPRQ; from the coding sequence ATGCGCTCCATGAGAAGACACGTTCCCTTGGCCCTCGTCGTCCTGCTTGCGGCGGCATTCATCCTTGGCACCCTGGGCTGCGCCAAACGCAAGGAAGAAGCCGACCCGTTCTTCGACAAATGGAAGACCATGGCCACCAACTCCACGGGCTACTCCCCCTCGCGCGAAACACGCGACATCAAGCCCCGCGCCGTGCTGAAGCAGGACAAGGTGGCGGAAGAACAGGTGGAGCAGGCCCGGCCCCTGCCCAGCGTGCCGGTAACGCTGAAGCTGCACAACGTGGACGTGGGCGTGGCCCTGCGCAGCCTGGCCGCCGCCGCGGGCAAGAACATCATCCTCAGCCCCGGCGTGAAGGGCTCGGTCAACGTCAACGTCAACCGGGTGCCGTGGTCCGACGTGTTCAAGGGCATGCTGGACAGCAACGGGCTGGACTACGCGTGGCAGGGCGAACTGATCAAGGTCATGACCATGGCCGACAAGAAGGTGGAGCTTGAACGCACCACGCTGGAAAACCAGCGCATGGCCCAGAAGCTGAAGGGCCGCAAGGTGGGCCCGCTGATCACCACCGTGCTCGACGTGCGCTACGCCGAAGCTGCGGAACTGAAGAAGAACCTGGAAGGCTTTCTTTCCAAGGACGAACAGAACAAGCCCGTGGGTTCGGTGGTGGTAGACACCTTCACCAACTCGCTGATCATCCAGGCCGTGGAAGACGACCAGCACAAGCTGATGACCCTGGTTTCCAACCTCGACAAGCCCCGCGCGCAAATCCAGCTCAAGGCGCACATCGTGGAAGCCACCAAGGAAACCGCGCGTGAACTGGGCATCCAGTGGGGCGGCGTGAATCGGGTAGGCAACATGGCGGGCAGCAACGACCTGTGGGTCACCCCCGGCGGCACCGGCGGCACGGCGGGCACCAGCCCGTACAACGGCAGCTACACGCCCATCTTCGGGTCTCCCGGCATCAGCGGGCAAGGCAACGGCATCAACTTCCCCATCGACACCACGGGCAAGTCGGGCGCGGGCTCGCTGGGCCTCATGTTCGGCACCATTGGCGGCAACATGCTGGAAATGCAGCTTTCCGCCTTGCAGGAAAACAGCAAGATCAACATCCTTTCATCGCCGTCCATCTCCACGCTGGATAACCAGATGGCCTACACCGAAAACGGCGAAAAGGTGCCCTACGTCTCCACCAACGCCCAGGGCGACCGCGAAGTGAAATTTGAAGACGCCGTGCTGCGCCTTGAAATCACTCCCCATGTCATCGACGACAAGAACCTGAAGCTGAAGGTGCTGGTAAAGAAGGACGAAGTGGACCTTACCCGCACGGTGGAAGGCAACCCCTTCATCATCAAGAAGCAGACGGAAACCACCCTTATCGTGCAGGACGGCGAAACCATTGTCATTTCCGGCCTGACCAAGGACCGCAAGAGCACGGGCCGCAGCGGCGTGCCCGGCCTGCACGACGTGGAAGGGCTGGGCTGGCTGTTCGGCAGCGATTCCAAGGCCAGCAAGCTTGAAGAAGTGCTGATCTTCATCACTCCGGCGGTGCTGCCCTACCGCGAAATGGCGGAGCAGGGCGCCACGCAGCAGATCACGGTGCAGCCCGGCCAGTTGGGCCAGGCCCCCACGGTCGATCAGCAGCTGCTGCCCCGCCAGTAG